The Qingrenia yutianensis region ATTTGCTCCCGTGCGGATTTTCGTTTGTTCTCTCCGCACGGGACGGACGGTTTTTTGAGTTTTCGTCCTTTGTATTATCCGATGTAACCTCCGTCTGTTCGGGGACTTCCGGTTCAATTTCGTGTTCCGTTGCGGAATATCCGAGCTTTTCCATAATGTAATTAAGCCGGGGTATATCGTCTTGAAATGCGATAACATCACACAAACCGTTGTCGTTTGTCTTGTCTGCAACAGGACGGTACATTATCCCGTAATTTTTCGCTTCAGCATTGAATTTTTTGAGGTCGGTTTCTTTTATCTGCATAATACAAAGCTGTTTGCCCGTTTTAAGCATTTGCTTTAATTTTGCGACGCCCTCCGTCTTGCCGTCAT contains the following coding sequences:
- a CDS encoding PcfB family protein; its protein translation is MNTSGEVADLMAKEAIQMTESAVKLTALGVKNLAAIVMALAKDDGKTEGVAKLKQMLKTGKQLCIMQIKETDLKKFNAEAKNYGIMYRPVADKTNDNGLCDVIAFQDDIPRLNYIMEKLGYSATEHEIEPEVPEQTEVTSDNTKDENSKNRPSRAERTNENPHGSK